One window of the Manihot esculenta cultivar AM560-2 chromosome 14, M.esculenta_v8, whole genome shotgun sequence genome contains the following:
- the LOC110630974 gene encoding probable inactive leucine-rich repeat receptor-like protein kinase At3g03770 isoform X1, whose protein sequence is MECCSWFLLSCLLWSSLILGSHQLQSSQRQVLLQLRKHLEFPNLLEIWNDHGIDFCYISSSSQVNMSCQDNFVTELRITGDKPAKFDNSVGRVIPNQTLSENFSMDSFVVTLARLNSLRVLSLISLGLWGPLPDKIHRLSSLEYLDLSSNYLFGSVPPKISAMVKLQTLILDDNFFNDTVPNWFDSLSNLKILRLRNNQLKGPFPSSIQRINSLTYLVLSSNEISGKLPSLDALSNLHLLDLSGNHLDSKLPSMPKGLVTVVLSNNSFSGEIPHQYSQLGQLQYLDMSFNELSGTPPATIFTLPNISYLNLASNMLSGSLPDQLSCGSKLQFVDISNNSFTGRLPHCLRTESDDRVVKFDGNCLSTGLHHQRAESSCMVMPVKHKNSGGKDVGIVVGVAAGILVIVVLLAFGFLVLCRRYCPRGISEQHLLHKAVQENPAAGFPSDILNSARFISQAAKLGTQDLPACRSFALEELKEATKNFDNSTILGEGSYGKLYKGRLEDGTQVAIRCLPSSKKYSFRNLKLRLDLLAKLRHPHLVCLLGHCIDSGGQDDYRVNRVFLIFEYISNGSFHTRLYENSPGKVLDWSERLTVLIGVAKAVHFLHTGVIPGFFNNRLKTNNILLNEHGNAKLSDYGLSIISEEIVNCREGGEGFKSWQMARLEDDVYGFGFILLESLVGPSVSGRKDKLLLDELASCDSPDGRRKLISPIVLATCSQESLSIVLSITNKCICSESWSRPSFEDILWNLQYAAQIQATADGSKI, encoded by the exons ATGGAGTGTTGTAGCTGGTTTCTGCTGTCATGTCTTTTATGGAGTTCTCTGATTCTGGGTTCCCATCAATTACAATCTTCACAAAGACAAGTGCTTCTTCAACTGAGGAAGCATTTGGAGTTCCCAAATCTACTAGAAATTTGGAATGATCATGGCATAGATTTTTGCTATATATCTTCATCCTCACAAGTGAACATGTCATGCCAAGACAATTTTGTGACCGAGCTCAGAATTACAGGagacaagcctgccaagtttgATAACTCTGTTGGACGGGTAATTCCAAATCAAACTTTATCAGAGAATTTCTCTATGGATTCTTTTGTTGTTACTCTTGCAAGGCTTAACAGCTTGAGAGTCCTCAGTCTTATATCTCTGGGCCTTTGGGGTCCACTTCCAGACAAAATTCATCGGTTGTCTTCACTGGAATATTTGGATTTGAGTTCAAATTATCTCTTTGGTTCTGTTCCACCAAAGATTTCAGCGATGGTGAAACTTCAAACTCTTATACTAGATGACAATTTCTTCAATGATACAGTACCCAATTGGTTTGATTCATTGTCTAATCTTAAAATTCTAAGATTGAGGAATAACCAATTGAAAGGTCCATTTCCATCGTCAATACAGAGAATTAACTCTCTTACTTATCTTGTTCTGTCTAGCAATGAGATATCTGGCAAGTTACCAAGTCTTGATGCCTTAAGCAACCTGCATCTGCTGGATTTAAGTGGGAACCATTTAGATTCTAAGCTACCTTCAATGCCGAAAGGACTGGTCACAGTAGTCCTTAGCAATAACTCCTTTTCAGGTGAGATACCACATCAATATAGCCAGCTTGGTCAGCTTCAGTACCTTGATATGTCATTCAATGAACTAAGCGGAACACCTCCTGCTACAATTTTTACGTTGCCAAACATCAGTTACTTGAATTTGGCATCAAATATGTTAAGTGGTTCGCTTCCAGACCAGCTAAGCTGTGGCAGCAAACTGCAGTTTGTTGATATATCTAATAATAGTTTTACTGGCAGATTGCCTCATTGTTTGAGAACTGAATCAGATGATAGAGTTGTGAAGTTTGATGGAAATTGCTTATCCACTGGTTTACATCACCAGCGTGCAGAATCATCGTGTATGGTCATGCCTGTGAAACATAAAAATTCTGGTGGCAAAGATGTAGGAATAGTAGTGGGTGTGGCTGCTGGTATACTTGTTATTGTGGTGCTTCTGGCTTTCGGCTTTCTTGTTCTATGTAGAAGATATTGCCCACGGGGAATCTCAGAGCAGCATTTGTTGCACAAAGCAGTGCAAGAAAACCCAGCGGCAGGGTTCCCATCTGATATCCTCAACAGTGCAA GATTTATTTCTCAAGCTGCAAAATTAGGGACACAAGATCTCCCGGCATGTCGGTCATTTGCATTAGAAGAGTTAAAGGAAGCCACCAAAAACTTCGATAACTCTACCATTTTGGGTGAAGGTTCTTATGGAAAG CTTTACAAAGGAAGATTAGAAGATGGAACCCAAGTTGCTATAAGGTGCCTCCCTTCGTCGAAGAAATACTCATTTCGAAACCTTAAACTCAGGTTGGATTTGCTTGCAAAGCTTCGTCACCCACATTTGGTTTGTCTCTTGGGGCACTGCATTGACAGTGGTGGACAAGATGATTACAGAGTGAACAGAGTCTTCCTTATATTTGAATACATTTCAAATGGGAGTTTTCACACTCGCCTCTATG AGAACAGTCCAGGCAAGGTTCTAGATTGGTCAGAGAGATTGACAGTGCTAATTGGTGTAGCAAAAGCAGTGCACTTTTTGCATACAGGTGTTATTCCTGGTTTCTTCAACAATCGATTGAAGACGAACAATATCCTGCTCAATGAGCATGGGAATGCAAAGTTGAGTGACTATGGACTGTCCATTATCTCTGAAGAAATAGTAAATTGTAGG GAAGGTGGAGAAGGCTTTAAATCATG GCAAATGGCAAGATTAGAGGATGATGTTTATGGCTTTGGCTTCATATTACTTGAATCATTGGTGGGCCCCTCAGTATCTGGCAGAAAAGATAAGCTGCTGCTGGATGAATTG GCATCTTGTGACAGCCCGGACGGGCGTAGGAAATTAATAAGCCCAATTGTGCTGGCAACTTGCTCACAAGAGTCCTTGTCAATTGTGCTTTCTATAACAAACAAATGCATTTGTTCTGAATCATGGAGCCGTCCGTCATTTGAGGACATCCTCTGGAACTTGCAGTATGCAGCTCAGATCCAAGCAACAGCTGATGGTTCAAAGATTTGA
- the LOC110630662 gene encoding probable adenylate kinase 7, mitochondrial isoform X2, with product MIALSRPVTAAPVVSGLPLVYRLLTIYRFYTSGAAQPQLDPDYYYYNDNSSNYYEPSSNRLAKAPMADAESSVPTRGVHWAFIGYPRIKKRVYVERLSKLLEVPYISMASLVRQELKPGTSLYKQIANAVNRGQLVPEDIIFGLLSKRLEDGYYRGEIGFILDGIPRSQLQAEILDELAKIDLVVNFKCTDDFLIKHQEEGAWKDKLRAYVEKVNEQTTRRLLQETEKAS from the exons ATGATCGCTCTGAGCCGTCCAGTAACGGCTGCTCCCGTCGTATCGGGGTTGCCCCTAGTATATCGTCTCCTCACTATCTACCGATTCTACACTTCTGGCGCAGCCCAACCGCAGCTCGACCCCGATTACTACTACTACAACGATAACAGCAGCAACTACTATGAGCCGAGCAGCAATCGGCTTGCCAAGGCTCCAATGGCCGACGCCGAAAGCTCGGTTCCGACAAGAGGAGTGCACTGGGCGTTCATAGGATATCCGCGTATCAAGAAGCGCGTGTACGTTGAGAGACTATCCAAGCTTCTAGAAGTCCCTTACATTTCTATGGCTAGTCTCGTTCGTCAAGAGCTGAAACCAGGCACCTCTCTCTACAAACAG ATTGCAAATGCTGTTAATCGCGGGCAACTTGTTCCAGAGGATATAATTTTTGGCTTGCTGTCTAAGAGGTTGGAAGATGGGTATTACAGAGGTGAAATTGGTTTTATTTTGGATGGAATTCCTCGTTCACAGTTACAAGCT GAGATTCTTGATGAACTTGCAAAGATTGATTTGGTAGTGAATTTTAAATGCACCGATGATTTCTTGATAAAGCACCAAGAAG AAGGTGCTTGGAAAGATAAGCTCCGAGCCTATGTTGAGAAGGTAAACG AGCAAACCACTAGAAGATTATTACAGGAAACAGAAAAAGCTTCTTGA
- the LOC110630662 gene encoding probable adenylate kinase 7, mitochondrial isoform X1 — translation MIALSRPVTAAPVVSGLPLVYRLLTIYRFYTSGAAQPQLDPDYYYYNDNSSNYYEPSSNRLAKAPMADAESSVPTRGVHWAFIGYPRIKKRVYVERLSKLLEVPYISMASLVRQELKPGTSLYKQIANAVNRGQLVPEDIIFGLLSKRLEDGYYRGEIGFILDGIPRSQLQAEILDELAKIDLVVNFKCTDDFLIKHQEEGAWKDKLRAYVEKSKPLEDYYRKQKKLLDFQVGGAPGETWQGLLAALRLQHMNAVNCSKKLTSGYTLL, via the exons ATGATCGCTCTGAGCCGTCCAGTAACGGCTGCTCCCGTCGTATCGGGGTTGCCCCTAGTATATCGTCTCCTCACTATCTACCGATTCTACACTTCTGGCGCAGCCCAACCGCAGCTCGACCCCGATTACTACTACTACAACGATAACAGCAGCAACTACTATGAGCCGAGCAGCAATCGGCTTGCCAAGGCTCCAATGGCCGACGCCGAAAGCTCGGTTCCGACAAGAGGAGTGCACTGGGCGTTCATAGGATATCCGCGTATCAAGAAGCGCGTGTACGTTGAGAGACTATCCAAGCTTCTAGAAGTCCCTTACATTTCTATGGCTAGTCTCGTTCGTCAAGAGCTGAAACCAGGCACCTCTCTCTACAAACAG ATTGCAAATGCTGTTAATCGCGGGCAACTTGTTCCAGAGGATATAATTTTTGGCTTGCTGTCTAAGAGGTTGGAAGATGGGTATTACAGAGGTGAAATTGGTTTTATTTTGGATGGAATTCCTCGTTCACAGTTACAAGCT GAGATTCTTGATGAACTTGCAAAGATTGATTTGGTAGTGAATTTTAAATGCACCGATGATTTCTTGATAAAGCACCAAGAAG AAGGTGCTTGGAAAGATAAGCTCCGAGCCTATGTTGAGAAG AGCAAACCACTAGAAGATTATTACAGGAAACAGAAAAAGCTTCTTGACTTTCAAGTCGGCGGTGCACCTGGAGAGACCTGGCAAGGGCTTTTGGCTGCATTGCGTCTACAACATATGAATGCTGTTAATTGTTCGAAGAAGCTGACTTCAGGATATACCTTGCTTTAA
- the LOC110630974 gene encoding probable inactive leucine-rich repeat receptor-like protein kinase At3g03770 isoform X2 yields MECCSWFLLSCLLWSSLILGSHQLQSSQRQVLLQLRKHLEFPNLLEIWNDHGIDFCYISSSSQVNMSCQDNFVTELRITGDKPAKFDNSVGRVIPNQTLSENFSMDSFVVTLARLNSLRVLSLISLGLWGPLPDKIHRLSSLEYLDLSSNYLFGSVPPKISAMVKLQTLILDDNFFNDTVPNWFDSLSNLKILRLRNNQLKGPFPSSIQRINSLTYLVLSSNEISGKLPSLDALSNLHLLDLSGNHLDSKLPSMPKGLVTVVLSNNSFSGEIPHQYSQLGQLQYLDMSFNELSGTPPATIFTLPNISYLNLASNMLSGSLPDQLSCGSKLQFVDISNNSFTGRLPHCLRTESDDRVVKFDGNCLSTGLHHQRAESSCMVMPVKHKNSGGKDVGIVVGVAAGILVIVVLLAFGFLVLCRRYCPRGISEQHLLHKAVQENPAAGFPSDILNSARFISQAAKLGTQDLPACRSFALEELKEATKNFDNSTILGEGSYGKLYKGRLEDGTQVAIRCLPSSKKYSFRNLKLRLDLLAKLRHPHLVCLLGHCIDSGGQDDYRVNRVFLIFEYISNGSFHTRLYVHWCREQSRQGSRLVREIDSANWCSKSSALFAYRCYSWFLQQSIEDEQYPAQ; encoded by the exons ATGGAGTGTTGTAGCTGGTTTCTGCTGTCATGTCTTTTATGGAGTTCTCTGATTCTGGGTTCCCATCAATTACAATCTTCACAAAGACAAGTGCTTCTTCAACTGAGGAAGCATTTGGAGTTCCCAAATCTACTAGAAATTTGGAATGATCATGGCATAGATTTTTGCTATATATCTTCATCCTCACAAGTGAACATGTCATGCCAAGACAATTTTGTGACCGAGCTCAGAATTACAGGagacaagcctgccaagtttgATAACTCTGTTGGACGGGTAATTCCAAATCAAACTTTATCAGAGAATTTCTCTATGGATTCTTTTGTTGTTACTCTTGCAAGGCTTAACAGCTTGAGAGTCCTCAGTCTTATATCTCTGGGCCTTTGGGGTCCACTTCCAGACAAAATTCATCGGTTGTCTTCACTGGAATATTTGGATTTGAGTTCAAATTATCTCTTTGGTTCTGTTCCACCAAAGATTTCAGCGATGGTGAAACTTCAAACTCTTATACTAGATGACAATTTCTTCAATGATACAGTACCCAATTGGTTTGATTCATTGTCTAATCTTAAAATTCTAAGATTGAGGAATAACCAATTGAAAGGTCCATTTCCATCGTCAATACAGAGAATTAACTCTCTTACTTATCTTGTTCTGTCTAGCAATGAGATATCTGGCAAGTTACCAAGTCTTGATGCCTTAAGCAACCTGCATCTGCTGGATTTAAGTGGGAACCATTTAGATTCTAAGCTACCTTCAATGCCGAAAGGACTGGTCACAGTAGTCCTTAGCAATAACTCCTTTTCAGGTGAGATACCACATCAATATAGCCAGCTTGGTCAGCTTCAGTACCTTGATATGTCATTCAATGAACTAAGCGGAACACCTCCTGCTACAATTTTTACGTTGCCAAACATCAGTTACTTGAATTTGGCATCAAATATGTTAAGTGGTTCGCTTCCAGACCAGCTAAGCTGTGGCAGCAAACTGCAGTTTGTTGATATATCTAATAATAGTTTTACTGGCAGATTGCCTCATTGTTTGAGAACTGAATCAGATGATAGAGTTGTGAAGTTTGATGGAAATTGCTTATCCACTGGTTTACATCACCAGCGTGCAGAATCATCGTGTATGGTCATGCCTGTGAAACATAAAAATTCTGGTGGCAAAGATGTAGGAATAGTAGTGGGTGTGGCTGCTGGTATACTTGTTATTGTGGTGCTTCTGGCTTTCGGCTTTCTTGTTCTATGTAGAAGATATTGCCCACGGGGAATCTCAGAGCAGCATTTGTTGCACAAAGCAGTGCAAGAAAACCCAGCGGCAGGGTTCCCATCTGATATCCTCAACAGTGCAA GATTTATTTCTCAAGCTGCAAAATTAGGGACACAAGATCTCCCGGCATGTCGGTCATTTGCATTAGAAGAGTTAAAGGAAGCCACCAAAAACTTCGATAACTCTACCATTTTGGGTGAAGGTTCTTATGGAAAG CTTTACAAAGGAAGATTAGAAGATGGAACCCAAGTTGCTATAAGGTGCCTCCCTTCGTCGAAGAAATACTCATTTCGAAACCTTAAACTCAGGTTGGATTTGCTTGCAAAGCTTCGTCACCCACATTTGGTTTGTCTCTTGGGGCACTGCATTGACAGTGGTGGACAAGATGATTACAGAGTGAACAGAGTCTTCCTTATATTTGAATACATTTCAAATGGGAGTTTTCACACTCGCCTCTATG TACATTGGTGTAGAGAACAGTCCAGGCAAGGTTCTAGATTGGTCAGAGAGATTGACAGTGCTAATTGGTGTAGCAAAAGCAGTGCACTTTTTGCATACAGGTGTTATTCCTGGTTTCTTCAACAATCGATTGAAGACGAACAATATCCTGCTCAATGA